One Paenibacillus sp. J23TS9 DNA segment encodes these proteins:
- a CDS encoding AraC family transcriptional regulator, producing the protein MEQSLDMTGRLPESLTVNISYAQHRKGFHGWNRTEIAPSFHRLYFIAEGRGSVVLNGVSYEPKPNQMMIMPAGTNQRALTEQDDPYTRYFCHFDAQVGEWPLFSADSKLYICDAKNPEFIERIFMELVELFHQGGPFSVLRAQACLLTMLACCLEDGGYTDFWKDFLQQTETSKLGNVLDYIHRHLHEPMEIELLAEIVHLHPNYFIPYFKKIMGVTPMHYVQRKRMEEAKRLLSYTDAAISDIADQLGMQLAYFSRLFKGHTGLSPSAYRACTR; encoded by the coding sequence TTGGAACAATCACTGGATATGACCGGCCGACTGCCGGAAAGCCTGACCGTGAATATTAGCTACGCCCAACACAGAAAAGGGTTTCACGGATGGAACCGGACGGAGATAGCCCCGTCATTTCACCGGCTCTATTTTATTGCGGAAGGCAGAGGCTCGGTTGTTCTGAATGGCGTCTCCTATGAGCCAAAACCCAATCAGATGATGATCATGCCTGCGGGCACGAATCAAAGGGCTTTAACGGAACAGGATGATCCGTATACGCGCTATTTTTGCCATTTTGATGCACAGGTGGGAGAGTGGCCCCTGTTCTCGGCTGACAGCAAGCTCTATATTTGTGATGCGAAGAACCCCGAGTTTATTGAGCGCATCTTCATGGAATTGGTGGAGTTATTTCATCAAGGCGGCCCCTTTTCGGTGCTTCGTGCACAGGCATGTCTGCTGACGATGCTTGCCTGTTGTCTGGAGGATGGAGGCTATACGGATTTTTGGAAGGATTTTTTACAGCAGACGGAAACAAGCAAGCTTGGGAATGTGCTGGATTATATTCACAGGCATTTGCATGAACCGATGGAAATCGAGCTGCTGGCGGAAATCGTGCATCTGCATCCGAATTATTTTATTCCTTATTTCAAAAAGATTATGGGAGTTACGCCCATGCACTACGTTCAGCGCAAACGGATGGAAGAGGCCAAGCGGCTGCTTTCCTACACGGATGCCGCTATCTCGGATATTGCCGATCAACTTGGCATGCAGCTCGCCTATTTTTCCAGGCTGTTTAAAGGACATACCGGGCTATCACCTTCGGCGTACCGGGCCTGCACACGATGA
- a CDS encoding NAD(P)-dependent oxidoreductase, with amino-acid sequence MKIGVIGASGKAGSLIYQEAVNRGHEVTAIVRNASRLQGEYPAVVEKDLFNLKAEDLKSFDVVVNAFQAPPGSEQMHVEAGRSLIQALKGAPHTKLFVVGGAGSLFADEAKTLKVMDTPDFPSMYYPTASNQGKNLEDLQQSEGITWTFLSPSAFFDHEGKRTGSYQAGKDHLLTNSKGESYISYADYAIAVVDEIENPKHVNARFTVVGEHN; translated from the coding sequence ATGAAAATCGGAGTTATCGGTGCAAGCGGCAAAGCGGGAAGCTTAATTTATCAGGAGGCTGTGAACCGTGGGCATGAAGTAACGGCAATCGTCAGAAACGCATCCCGATTACAAGGTGAGTATCCTGCGGTAGTTGAAAAAGATCTTTTCAATTTAAAAGCAGAGGATTTGAAATCATTTGATGTCGTGGTGAATGCTTTTCAAGCGCCTCCTGGCAGCGAGCAGATGCATGTGGAAGCGGGCAGATCTCTTATTCAGGCATTAAAAGGCGCTCCACATACGAAATTATTTGTTGTCGGTGGAGCAGGCAGCCTGTTTGCTGATGAAGCTAAAACCCTTAAGGTGATGGATACACCGGATTTTCCGAGCATGTATTATCCGACAGCCTCCAACCAGGGCAAAAATCTGGAGGACCTGCAGCAGTCCGAAGGAATCACATGGACATTCCTCAGTCCTTCCGCATTTTTTGATCATGAAGGTAAAAGAACAGGAAGCTATCAGGCGGGTAAAGACCACCTGCTGACGAATTCCAAGGGGGAGAGCTATATCAGCTACGCCGATTATGCGATTGCAGTGGTTGATGAAATAGAAAACCCTAAACATGTGAATGCGCGTTTTACAGTAGTAGGCGAGCATAACTAA
- a CDS encoding Rrf2 family transcriptional regulator yields MSISSRFSVAIHILSLLAINKDKATNTSEYLAGSVNTNPVVIRKVMSMLKGAGLVHVRAGVAGATLAKELSEITLLDVYKAVNVVAENDLFSSHEHPNPDCIVGRNIQQSLTKQFSAAQKAMERSLEIVTLEDVVQDILQSDNV; encoded by the coding sequence GTGTCCATCAGCAGCAGATTTTCTGTCGCGATACACATTTTGAGCTTGCTGGCGATTAATAAGGATAAAGCAACCAACACCTCAGAATACCTTGCCGGCAGCGTCAATACTAATCCCGTTGTCATTCGTAAAGTCATGAGTATGCTAAAGGGAGCAGGGCTCGTTCATGTACGTGCAGGAGTAGCCGGGGCTACGCTTGCTAAGGAACTTTCAGAAATTACCCTCTTAGATGTATACAAAGCCGTAAACGTCGTCGCCGAGAACGATTTGTTCAGCTCTCATGAGCATCCCAATCCGGATTGCATTGTCGGCAGAAATATTCAGCAATCGTTGACCAAACAATTTTCCGCCGCGCAAAAGGCTATGGAACGCTCCCTCGAGATTGTTACTCTTGAAGACGTTGTTCAAGACATTCTCCAATCCGATAACGTATAA
- a CDS encoding oleate hydratase, whose protein sequence is MLNQEKCNAHERKAYFIGGGIASLAGAVFLIRDGGMDGRNIHILEDLGINGGALDGIGSGNQDYVIRGGRMLNEPTYECTWNLLADIPSIDRPGKSVKDEIHDFTAQYPTHAKARLIDRTRQIVDVKHMGFSNEDRLDISKLLIESEEDLGAKRINEWFSEHFFSTNFWYMWATMFAFQPWHSAVEFKRYMIRFMHEFHRIDTLAGVARTPYNQYDSIVLPIQKWLEKQGVQYSLNTTVTDIDFAGDGSLRTAERIHYRQANHTGEILVSPEDMVFFTNGSMTENSDLGGMDRAPVLKDKGPSFGLWDKLSAKQPGFGNPAAFSNNITQSKWESFTVTCRNPLFFRRMEEFTGNEAGTGALVTFKDSNWLMSVVLAHQPHFRNQPDDIQVFWGYGLTGDRKGNYVDKTMAECTGAEILTELCGHLRFMDDLPLLLETSDVIPCMMPFITSQFMPRVKGDRPDVVPEGSTNFAFLGQYTEIPEDVVFTVEYSVRSAMTAVYKLLNIEKDIPQPYKGQHSPKVLFESLVTALR, encoded by the coding sequence ATGCTGAATCAAGAGAAATGTAATGCACACGAACGAAAAGCCTACTTTATTGGAGGAGGCATCGCTTCATTGGCCGGAGCCGTCTTCCTGATTCGTGATGGTGGAATGGACGGAAGAAACATTCATATTCTCGAGGATCTGGGCATTAATGGTGGAGCACTCGACGGAATTGGCAGCGGAAATCAAGACTATGTCATCCGCGGCGGCCGGATGCTCAACGAGCCCACTTATGAATGCACCTGGAACCTGCTCGCTGACATTCCCTCTATAGATCGTCCGGGTAAGTCCGTTAAGGATGAGATCCATGATTTCACGGCACAATACCCAACCCATGCAAAAGCACGACTGATAGATCGCACACGCCAAATTGTCGATGTGAAGCATATGGGCTTCTCTAATGAGGATCGGCTGGATATAAGCAAGCTGTTGATTGAATCAGAAGAAGATCTTGGGGCCAAGCGGATTAACGAGTGGTTTTCGGAGCATTTTTTCAGTACTAACTTTTGGTACATGTGGGCAACCATGTTCGCATTCCAGCCCTGGCACAGCGCTGTTGAATTTAAACGTTATATGATCCGCTTCATGCATGAATTCCACCGGATTGATACACTGGCAGGCGTTGCACGTACACCATATAATCAATACGACTCCATTGTGCTGCCAATTCAGAAATGGCTGGAGAAGCAAGGTGTACAGTATTCGTTGAATACGACAGTCACGGACATTGATTTTGCCGGAGATGGATCACTGCGAACTGCTGAACGCATTCATTACCGCCAAGCGAATCATACCGGAGAAATCTTAGTAAGCCCGGAGGATATGGTCTTTTTCACCAATGGTTCCATGACCGAGAATTCGGATCTTGGCGGCATGGACCGTGCCCCCGTACTAAAAGACAAAGGACCATCATTTGGCTTGTGGGACAAGCTGTCCGCTAAACAGCCGGGCTTCGGCAATCCCGCAGCCTTTAGCAACAATATTACTCAGTCCAAGTGGGAGTCGTTTACCGTAACCTGTAGAAACCCGCTTTTCTTCCGGCGTATGGAAGAGTTCACAGGCAACGAGGCCGGAACCGGTGCTTTGGTAACCTTTAAGGATTCCAACTGGCTTATGTCCGTCGTGCTGGCTCACCAACCACATTTCCGCAATCAACCCGACGATATCCAGGTATTTTGGGGTTACGGCCTGACCGGAGACCGGAAGGGCAATTATGTCGACAAAACGATGGCCGAATGCACGGGTGCGGAAATCCTGACAGAGCTGTGCGGTCATCTCCGCTTCATGGATGATTTGCCGCTTTTACTGGAAACCTCCGATGTTATTCCTTGCATGATGCCGTTTATTACGAGCCAGTTCATGCCTCGCGTCAAAGGTGATCGTCCTGATGTCGTGCCGGAAGGCAGTACCAATTTTGCATTCCTTGGGCAGTATACGGAGATTCCGGAGGATGTCGTCTTTACGGTTGAATACTCGGTACGCAGTGCCATGACGGCGGTATATAAGCTGCTCAATATTGAAAAGGATATTCCTCAGCCATACAAAGGGCAGCATAGTCCCAAGGTATTGTTCGAATCATTGGTTACCGCCCTGCGATAA
- the dhaS gene encoding dihydroxyacetone kinase transcriptional activator DhaS → MSESQITKRAIAASLKELTAIYPLSKISVKQIVDHCGLNRQTFYYHFKDKFDLVNWIYYTEAVESISDCSDYERWTDGISRILSYLGDNRIFYINALNTPGQNAFGGYLFEATHNLIMSVVHEVSFKRNISQADQSFIADFYTFAFVGIVVKWVKGSMKERPEEIVERIRDIVTGTLQPALMRYEGSSQPTDTGK, encoded by the coding sequence ATGTCGGAATCACAGATTACCAAGCGGGCGATTGCAGCCTCATTAAAAGAATTGACTGCGATATATCCGTTATCGAAAATTTCCGTCAAACAAATTGTAGACCACTGCGGTCTTAACCGGCAGACGTTCTATTATCATTTCAAGGACAAGTTTGACCTGGTCAATTGGATCTATTACACGGAGGCAGTAGAAAGCATTTCGGACTGCAGCGACTATGAGCGCTGGACGGATGGCATCAGCAGAATATTATCCTACTTGGGTGACAACCGCATCTTTTACATCAATGCGCTGAACACACCAGGCCAAAATGCTTTTGGCGGTTATTTGTTCGAAGCCACACATAATTTGATTATGAGTGTCGTTCATGAGGTGTCCTTCAAACGGAACATATCACAGGCAGATCAGAGCTTCATTGCCGATTTTTACACCTTCGCATTTGTGGGGATTGTCGTGAAGTGGGTGAAAGGGAGCATGAAGGAGAGGCCGGAAGAGATCGTGGAGCGGATTCGTGATATCGTTACTGGAACGCTGCAGCCTGCTTTGATGCGTTATGAAGGCTCGAGTCAACCGACGGATACGGGAAAATAA